The Acidimicrobiales bacterium region CTCCGTTGCGGTGGTTGGTCGAACGCTGTGGCGAGGGGCTGACCCTCACCGCGTCGAACTACATTCCTCCGGCGGTGGTTCGCGAGGCTGTCGAACGCTTCGGGTGGTGGCGCTGGGAGAAGGGGCCTCGCAGCGAGGCCGACGTCTTCGAGTTGGGCGACCTGCGGGACGCGGCGGTGCGCATGCGACTGCTCCGACGGCGGGGACGTTCGTTGACCGCCACCAAGCACGGGATGCAGGGTCTGGCGTCGCCGAGCGCGTGGTGGCCGACCGTGGTCACTGAGGTGGGCGGCGAGCACGAGCATCCGCAATCGGCGGCCGAGGAGCTGGCGATGTTGATGGTCGGCCAAGGACGGCTCGACGGCTCGGATCTGGTGGCCCGAGCGGCGGGGCGGCTCGCGGCGCAGAACTGGCAGGTGGCGCCTGAAGAGGCACACCGTGTGCACCGCTCGGTGGTGGTCAGGACCCTTGTTCGCTGGGAGGTGCTCGGGCTGGCCGGGTCGATCGAGTCTCGGTGGGAACCCGGACCCAAGGGGCCTCGTCAGGTGCAGCCGGCCGAGTGGTGGCTCACCCCTGTGGGTGACACCGCGGTCACCGCCTGGATGCACCGCCGGGTGTGTGGTCCCCGCGACCACCCCGCCTGAGCGGGTGGGATCCATCGGACCGGTCGGTGGGTGGCAGGAGGTGAAGCGGCACCACCGACCGAGGAGCACGAGGTGATGGTCAGGGTTCGACGCGCTCGATGCCTCCGATGCGGTCGAGGTCGCGGTCGAAGCTGGCGACTCGGCCCACGCCAGTGGTCTCGGCGTTGGCGACGAGGTAGGCGTCGGCGAAGTCCATGCGGTCGACCTCGTAGAGCTCGACGGTCCGGAGGACCAGCGCCGGGTCGACGCAGATGACCGACTCGAACGCCACCAGGGACCGGATGGCCTCGGCGATGACCGGTCTCGGCACCTCGTAGAACGACTCGAGCACGTACACGGTCTCCGCGATGATCAGGTCCGGCACCAGCAGGAGTTCCCCTGCGCCGAGGTAGGCCGTCGCTCTACTGGCGAGGCGCGGCGG contains the following coding sequences:
- a CDS encoding type II toxin-antitoxin system VapC family toxin; protein product: MTAFVDTNVLVRHLTGDPPRLASRATAYLGAGELLLVPDLIIAETVYVLESFYEVPRPVIAEAIRSLVAFESVICVDPALVLRTVELYEVDRMDFADAYLVANAETTGVGRVASFDRDLDRIGGIERVEP